The Candidatus Babeliales bacterium genome window below encodes:
- a CDS encoding leucyl aminopeptidase, whose amino-acid sequence MIIIKPTSQNFWDNQADSYIFFVNESLETESDNANFTKIEEYYPHVKAVLKKHNFEGKQGQSYVLTAMQNDRLVEFIFMGLGKHTKSWDVELEKLRRTLGSAILLLKKHGLRSAVMGLPEAKPYTIGNAELMKQLVVTAHMADYEFMIYKTKEPKKDWSCTISVVVDANEEQALAASVKQGDIMGEAINQARHWADTPANVMTPTALADEAEKIAKQHNLKCTIFGREQAEKLGMGAWMAVDAGSDQPGKFVVLEYKAQSKDKPTIALLGKGVMFDSGGISLKGSDYMTGMKYDMSGAAAVIASMKIFAQLNPDINVVGLTPLVENMPSGKASRQDDIVTAMNGKTIEIQNTDAEGRLILSDTMCYAEKFYNPDVMIDIATLTGACLFALGYFYTGLMTQDEELMRVLPEIGKKTGDRVWPLPLDDDFKPANNSLVADLSNSGSRSYKAGTITAACFLSEFVSKARWAHLDIAGTADGVPGNISYLGKTSAGAGIRLLVDFVLNFKK is encoded by the coding sequence ATGATTATTATCAAGCCAACGTCTCAAAATTTTTGGGACAACCAAGCAGACAGTTACATTTTTTTCGTTAATGAATCTTTAGAAACCGAATCTGATAACGCTAACTTTACCAAAATTGAAGAATATTATCCGCACGTTAAAGCGGTACTTAAAAAGCACAACTTTGAAGGCAAGCAAGGCCAATCATATGTTTTAACCGCCATGCAAAACGACCGCTTGGTTGAGTTCATTTTTATGGGCCTTGGTAAACACACAAAAAGCTGGGATGTTGAATTAGAAAAATTACGCCGCACCCTTGGCAGCGCTATCTTGTTGCTCAAAAAGCATGGCCTGCGTTCAGCGGTTATGGGCCTACCTGAGGCAAAGCCGTACACCATCGGGAATGCAGAATTAATGAAGCAACTCGTAGTTACCGCACACATGGCAGACTACGAATTTATGATCTACAAAACTAAAGAGCCTAAAAAAGATTGGTCTTGCACTATCAGCGTTGTTGTTGATGCAAACGAAGAACAGGCGTTGGCAGCAAGCGTAAAACAGGGCGACATTATGGGCGAGGCTATTAACCAAGCGCGCCACTGGGCCGACACCCCAGCAAACGTGATGACGCCAACCGCACTGGCAGACGAAGCAGAAAAAATTGCTAAGCAACACAACCTCAAATGCACCATCTTTGGACGCGAGCAAGCTGAAAAGCTGGGCATGGGGGCGTGGATGGCCGTTGATGCGGGTTCTGATCAACCGGGCAAATTTGTAGTTCTTGAATACAAAGCCCAATCAAAAGACAAACCAACAATAGCCTTGTTGGGCAAAGGCGTTATGTTTGATAGCGGCGGCATCAGCTTAAAAGGGTCCGATTATATGACCGGCATGAAGTACGATATGTCTGGTGCAGCAGCCGTTATTGCCTCCATGAAAATTTTTGCACAGCTCAACCCCGACATTAACGTGGTAGGCCTTACGCCGTTGGTTGAAAATATGCCAAGCGGCAAGGCATCACGCCAAGACGATATTGTTACCGCCATGAACGGCAAAACTATTGAGATTCAAAATACCGACGCTGAAGGCCGTTTAATCCTTTCCGACACTATGTGCTATGCCGAAAAATTTTATAACCCCGACGTTATGATCGACATTGCAACGCTCACCGGCGCTTGCTTGTTTGCGCTGGGCTACTTCTACACCGGCCTCATGACGCAAGACGAAGAGCTGATGCGCGTGCTGCCAGAAATTGGTAAAAAGACCGGCGACCGCGTGTGGCCATTGCCGCTTGATGATGACTTTAAACCTGCTAACAACTCATTAGTTGCCGACCTTTCAAACTCAGGCAGCCGCAGCTACAAAGCCGGCACCATCACCGCAGCCTGCTTTTTGAGCGAGTTTGTAAGCAAGGCACGTTGGGCGCATCTTGATATTGCAGGAACGGCAGACGGTGTGCCTGGAAACATTAGCTATCTGGGCAAAACTTCAGCAGGAGCAGGGATTAGACTCTTGGTAGATTTTGTACTTAATTTTAAGAAATGA
- a CDS encoding iron-sulfur cluster assembly scaffold protein, with amino-acid sequence MNMYQEELLDHFKYPRNNIPLESPTFSSDKKNPSCGDVMHIEGTLAGNVLTQVAFQGSGCVISQATASMLTEQSLHKTTEQILALTEQDILDLIGIELGPVRIKCALLSLQALQEGISGYLNQLKG; translated from the coding sequence ATGAATATGTACCAAGAAGAATTACTCGATCATTTTAAATATCCGCGCAACAATATACCGCTAGAAAGCCCTACTTTTTCATCGGACAAAAAAAACCCGTCGTGTGGCGACGTTATGCATATTGAAGGCACACTGGCTGGCAACGTGCTTACGCAGGTCGCTTTTCAAGGTAGTGGCTGTGTGATTAGCCAAGCAACCGCTTCAATGCTAACCGAACAATCTTTACACAAGACAACTGAGCAAATTCTTGCATTAACCGAGCAGGATATTCTTGATTTAATTGGCATAGAGCTGGGGCCCGTGCGCATTAAATGTGCACTCCTTTCACTGCAAGCACTTCAAGAAGGAATTAGTGGGTATCTCAACCAACTCAAAGGATAA